Proteins encoded together in one Rhizobium bangladeshense window:
- a CDS encoding RbsD/FucU family protein produces MLKGLDPLLSPELLFTLRAMGHGDEIAIVDGNYPGVEHARRLIRLDGHHLIPVLNAVLSVLPIDDFVPEAIFRSTVKAERDKLDPVHEEMIDCCARHDPHRQVVPLVGQDFYGRVRAAHALIQTSEPRLYANIILRKGVIYPKEAGAQAEVDPFVY; encoded by the coding sequence ATGCTGAAGGGACTTGATCCGCTCTTGAGCCCTGAATTGCTTTTTACGCTTCGGGCAATGGGCCACGGCGACGAGATCGCAATCGTCGACGGCAACTATCCCGGAGTCGAACATGCCCGCCGGCTGATCCGGCTCGACGGCCACCACCTCATCCCGGTTCTCAACGCCGTGCTCAGCGTGCTGCCGATCGACGATTTCGTGCCGGAAGCGATCTTCCGCTCGACCGTCAAGGCCGAGCGCGACAAGCTCGATCCGGTGCATGAGGAAATGATCGACTGCTGCGCCCGCCACGACCCCCATCGCCAGGTGGTGCCGCTGGTCGGCCAGGATTTCTACGGCAGGGTGCGGGCGGCCCATGCGCTGATCCAGACCAGCGAGCCCAGGCTCTATGCCAACATCATCCTGCGCAAGGGCGTGATCTATCCGAAGGAGGCGGGTGCGCAGGCCGAGGTGGACCCCTTTGTGTATTAG
- a CDS encoding cupin domain-containing protein, translating into MTNKATQPKQSETFVARVVRTGGSHVARQGSVYRSGVSAESVGSSMLWLGTISLPAGRRTSAHCHQGHETALLMTAGKEIEIWSGAALERCETVCPGDYLFIPAGVPHVAVNRSSEDAEFLGARNDPAANESVVLMPELDAIVP; encoded by the coding sequence ATGACGAACAAAGCAACGCAACCGAAGCAATCCGAAACATTCGTTGCGAGAGTCGTTCGCACCGGCGGCAGCCATGTCGCCAGGCAGGGATCGGTCTATCGCTCCGGCGTCTCGGCTGAAAGCGTCGGATCAAGCATGCTGTGGCTCGGAACGATTTCGCTGCCGGCCGGCAGACGAACCAGCGCCCACTGCCACCAGGGTCACGAGACGGCCCTGCTGATGACCGCGGGCAAAGAGATCGAGATCTGGTCGGGAGCAGCGCTCGAACGCTGCGAAACGGTCTGCCCCGGCGATTACCTGTTCATTCCGGCTGGCGTTCCTCATGTCGCCGTCAATCGCAGCAGCGAAGATGCCGAGTTCCTCGGCGCTCGCAACGACCCCGCGGCCAATGAGAGCGTCGTTCTGATGCCGGAGCTCGACGCGATCGTACCCTGA
- a CDS encoding RidA family protein: protein MAIIEQRLAEMGLELPEPLKVHEGLRLPFAWVRLRGNRAYISGHVACNRDGTLAQPLGKVGSEVSPEQGYASARLVALAHLASLKRAVGDLDRVTAWLRVFAMVNVAPGFNETPLVTNGYSDLILALYGPDVGAHARSSIGMAIPLNAPVNCEAEVEIDG, encoded by the coding sequence ATGGCGATCATCGAACAGCGTTTGGCCGAAATGGGTCTGGAACTGCCCGAGCCTTTGAAGGTTCACGAGGGGCTGCGCTTGCCCTTCGCCTGGGTTCGCCTGCGCGGCAATCGAGCTTACATTTCCGGCCACGTCGCCTGCAACCGCGACGGGACCTTGGCGCAGCCGCTCGGCAAGGTCGGGTCCGAGGTTTCGCCGGAGCAGGGCTACGCGTCGGCGCGGCTCGTGGCGCTCGCTCATCTCGCGAGCCTCAAGCGGGCTGTCGGCGATCTCGATCGGGTCACGGCTTGGCTGCGCGTCTTTGCCATGGTCAACGTTGCGCCGGGGTTCAATGAGACGCCGCTGGTCACCAACGGTTATTCCGATCTGATCCTGGCGCTGTACGGACCTGATGTCGGCGCCCACGCCCGCTCGTCCATCGGCATGGCGATTCCATTGAATGCGCCGGTGAATTGCGAAGCGGAAGTCGAAATCGACGGGTGA